TTGGAGCCGCCGGCGACGAACGCCTTTTCCTCCAGGGCCCCTTGCAGGTCGATCCCCGCGAGCGGATCGCCGGGATAGTCGCGCTCCGGGTCGATCGCGACGACGAAGCCGGAGTTCGCATTGCGCTCGTTGCGCGAATATTGGCTCATGCCGTTGGTCGCAACGCGACCTTCCTCCGACGTTGCGGCGACGACGGTGCCGCCGGGACACATGCAGAAGCTGTAGACCGTCCGACCGTTCTTGCAGTGGTGCGAGATGTGATATTCGGCCGCGCCCAGGATCGGGTTGCCCGCGTCCTGCCCGAAGCGTGCGCGGTCGATCCAGCTTTGCGGGTGTTCGATGCGGACTCCGATCGAAAAGGGCTTCGCCTCGACGTATACGCCCGCTGCCTGCAGCATCGCGAAGGTGTCGCGCGCGCTGTGGCCGACCGCCAGGACGACGTGGTCGGCCTCGATATACGACCCGTCGTGCAGGTGCAGCCCGCGGATTTGACGGTCGCCCGCCCCCGCAGTCTCGATATCCAGCCCCTCGACCCGCATGCCGAAACGGTACTCGCCGCCCAGCGCCTCGATCTGCGCGCGGATGCTCTCGACCATCGTCACCAGGCGGAAGGTGCCGATGTGCGGGTGCGCCTCGGTCAGAATTTCGGGTGGCGCGCCGGCTTTGACGAATTCGGTCAGCACCTTGCGATTGAGGTGCCGCGGGTCCTTGATCCGGCTGTAAAGCTTGCCGTCGGAGAAGGTCCCCGCCCCGCCCTCGCCGAACTGGACGTTGGATTCGGGGTTCAGCACGCTCTTGCGCCACAGCCCCCAGGTATCCTTGGTTCGCTCACGCACCACCTTGCCGCGCTCAAGGATGATCGGGCGGAAGCCCGCCTGCGCCAGGATCAGCGCGGCTAGCAGACCGCAGGGTCCGGCACCGATCACGACCGGGCGGCGGACGCCCGACGGGGCCATGATCGCGGGCTTGTAATGCGTGTTGGGAGTCAGGGCGATGTCGCGGTCGCGCTTGAACCGCGCCAGCACGGCGCCCTCGTTCTTCACCGCGACGTCGACGGCATAGACCAGCGCGATGTTCGTCTTGTCGCGCGCGTCGTTGCCACGACGGGCGATCGAGAAGCGGATCAGCTCGCGCGGGGTGATTCGCAGACGCTTGCAGATCGCGGCCGGCAGGGCTTCGTCGGGGTGATGGAGCGGTAGTTTCAGGTCGGTAACGCGGATCATGTCGCGCGGCCTGTACCGCACGGTGACACGCTCTGCCACCGCTTGCCGCAGCGAGCCGACCCGACGTGTCGCCGGACGGACCGACCATCGGTCCGCGACGTGGGGCGAGGTGGCCGTGCAGGCCCGACCGGGCGCATCGCGCGAGGATCGGCGACAACAGTCTGAGCGCGCATCGCGCCACCGCCCCCCCTTGCCTGCCGCCCCTCCGCCCCGGTAACGCTGGCACCATGATCCTGCTGGTCGAAGACGATCCCGCGCTGCGTGTCCTGACCGCGCGAGCGCTGAAAGAAAACGGGTTCGACGTCCGCCCCTGCTCCGCCGCGCCCGAAATGCTGCTGGCGATGGAGGAAGGCGACGTCGAGCTGGTCATTCTCGACATCATGCTGCCCGGCACCAGCGGGCTCGACCTGTGCCGTCGCATCCGCCGCGACAGCGATGTGCCGATCATCTTCATCAGCGCCAAGGGCAGCGAGATGGACCGGGTTGTCGGGCTTGAGCTGGGCGCCGACGACTATATCTCGAAGCCGTTCGGCACCCGCGAGCTCGTCGCGCGCGTGCGTGCGGTGC
The nucleotide sequence above comes from Roseomonas aeriglobus. Encoded proteins:
- a CDS encoding FAD-dependent oxidoreductase: MIRVTDLKLPLHHPDEALPAAICKRLRITPRELIRFSIARRGNDARDKTNIALVYAVDVAVKNEGAVLARFKRDRDIALTPNTHYKPAIMAPSGVRRPVVIGAGPCGLLAALILAQAGFRPIILERGKVVRERTKDTWGLWRKSVLNPESNVQFGEGGAGTFSDGKLYSRIKDPRHLNRKVLTEFVKAGAPPEILTEAHPHIGTFRLVTMVESIRAQIEALGGEYRFGMRVEGLDIETAGAGDRQIRGLHLHDGSYIEADHVVLAVGHSARDTFAMLQAAGVYVEAKPFSIGVRIEHPQSWIDRARFGQDAGNPILGAAEYHISHHCKNGRTVYSFCMCPGGTVVAATSEEGRVATNGMSQYSRNERNANSGFVVAIDPERDYPGDPLAGIDLQGALEEKAFVAGGSNYFAPAQRVGDFLAGRPSTSLGSVVPSYRPGVTPTDLAHVLPDFVVEAMREAIPVFGRQIAGYDHPDVVMTGVETRTSSPVRFTRGEDGHSLNTRGLFPAGEGAGYAGGILSAAVDGIKTAEAVARSIVRA